Genomic DNA from Schistosoma haematobium chromosome 1, whole genome shotgun sequence:
ACAGattcctttatttttattaattgcCACAAAAGTGTAGAAAAAATTTTCAGAATCGCAATCATTTCAGTACAATTAAATTGTTGTTTTTAAAGGAAGGTagatacgaataataataatggtagtaattAATCGTAAgcataataaaaacaataaaaacagtACTATATGGTAATAGTAGTATAAAAGTTAGTTATAAAAAGAAGGAATAGACACAGTTTCAAAACAGGTCAATCAAATCCAGATCTTCACGTACATACTGTTCAAAAACTTGTTGATAAAAGTAttactaatagtaatagtaataataataaaagctaAAAAAACCATTATAAAAGTAAGGCATTTGAAATCAGTATTAGTAGGCGTAAAAGTGATACTGTTTCGTTGATATAAAAATTAAACCATTACAAAAGTGGTAAGAAATTCTAAACTGTGCGAACGACAACCATAACAAGAATTAAAAATAGATTTGTTATATCTGGAAAAACCAGTTTTGTGTTGTACACCTCCATGCTAAGCTTTTACCTAGTAAGATACTATTACTATTGTTTGTAATACTGCTATAATGCAACTATATACTCATGAGCAATAGTTATGGATTAAAAAATACACATATATACGAGAGAACACAAGAATAACTTTACACATAATTTGATGGTATACCTGATCCATCTTTCAATGGTTCTTTCTCTAAACTTTTCTGTGGGGTATTATCCACTGAATAAACATTATCTATGTAATGTTCAtataaagccataacaatttCAGATGTGATCACATCACCAGCATTGATGGCCAACATACGTACTAAAAATACACCATCTCGGCGAAGGTAATCATCAATGAATTCGTCTAAATCAGCGCGCGTAATCTCCTGACCAGTTCTTGAACGTATTCCTTTAATACGTAAGAAACGTTTGATAAAATCTTTACGTCTTGGTGCGATAATCATTCTTACTAACCATAATATTAAACTAAATATACTGGCAGCTATAAGGAAACAGATCCAAAACcagaaaaatatataaattttctCGTTTAACATATTTATCGGTAGTGCACATTGTGCCGTATAAGCATTTTCAGCACCGACTAAACGAATACCTGGGACACGACAATAAGCTACACGTGGGAATAGAATTGTCTCTGGCCAATCACGTCCAGCACGTATATGGTTGGCAACAGTTAATCCGAATCCGAAACCGTCTAAATCTTCATTTTCTTGATTCGACATCGCTGCAACTATGAGGAAAGAATAAAATcaaaaagatttattattaataaatcacattgtaattataatataaatatcaaaaCTGCGTCAATGCCTAAACTAATGATGGAGATTGAAGTACTTGAGCTTGTCGATTACTTCACTTATTTTGAAGTTATCAGCTCTAACAGGTTAGTATCTGATTAAACATCCGAATGGATTTACAAATCCCAGTTGAGGTTTGCCAACTTGAGTTAACTATGGCCTAGGAGAATTGCTCGTCTGCCGACCAAAGGGTGAGGATACTACGAGGCTATCCCCTTTGTATAACTCTCTAGTTATGCAGCATGGTTAATGAAAGTAGGAGACATGCATGGGCTGTAGGTTTTTAATCATAAATGTTTTCAAAACAATGTTTGGTACATTGGGACGATAAACTGGGCAGTGCTGATGTTGGCCATCTGTCCACAAAGTTAGTGACTGTCGGTCTGAGGCATACTAGTAGACGCAGACTACGTGGTGGAAATCCGCACGATAACCGTGACCAGTGGTTGGAGAATGTATATGATATAGCCCAGAACCGGTCCCAACAACACTTGTATTTACTTCGCCctccgaatgccctggtacggcagagagtggggagagtccgctctctctctctcgaaatactctcacacggccgcgcgtatacagcctctgccagggaagtcctactcattgccttctcgtggcgggggtgttgcttacgaaaatgagaggacgaaaagcgaatgtccggcgctttaaccggattccaaaccaatggtgcacatgggctccagtatcctgtgggaacaaatggcgtatgaaccaatcgttggtcaccggctaccacgggattgcatctccttacgatgctccactgccttgtgggttagacctttaggtcaaaggctcggggagtggcccctaagataaccacctgcttcggtttgggcacccgggcagtatcacagcccacacacaaatgatgaactctttatgtctatggaaattacttttctcgcttcgaaaaacaaccaattgattcaaattattatcattacaattattgtcattattaatactattattattattattattactattattgtcattattattattttccacattattcaccctcttttatacttatacagcggctcgtctttggtggaaattcgactatatctaaacgttctcgagtcactgtccggttgaaaattgtatgttactaccgaatacgagaactgaagcagtttttctgaaactacgtgcaccattcaaactggctgccttcaacgttcgcacacttatgcaggttggtcaacagatagggctggctatgtctttggaaagtcttaatattgatgtttgttgtctatccgagacccgtattcaagactctggcgaagtactacaaattcgatctccatctgtcgcttcgaaaagcttgttttacgtgcgcttatccggggaccctgtggcatcttcgtctggtcttgctggcgttggtgtcgcactaagcgctagagctgaggcag
This window encodes:
- the INX2_9 gene encoding Innexin inx2, variant 2 (EggNog:ENOG410VFN3~COG:U) produces the protein MNLTRRAYDMCGICVVSKRLGTCLVFSYLCVKLITIINAIMQVYLIQRFLGFYADGSAGQKSMQLGKPYEASSAVAAMSNQENEDLDGFGFGLTVANHIRAGRDWPETILFPRVAYCRVPGIRLVGAENAYTAQCALPINMLNEKIYIFFWFWICFLIAASIFSLILWLVRMIIAPRRKDFIKRFLRIKGIRSRTGQEITRADLDEFIDDYLRRDGVFLVRMLAINAGDVITSEIVMALYEHYIDNVYSVDNTPQKSLEKEPLKDGSGIPSNYV